The proteins below are encoded in one region of Gammaproteobacteria bacterium:
- a CDS encoding N-acetylmuramoyl-L-alanine amidase — MDRFGHDELRRKFLIRLLEASGAVTAASLFPGTVFAAEAAAVVKGVRMSKDKDATRVVFDLTGDPDHHLFVLHNPNRVVIDFSRSAVKDSLDLFALPNSMVKGIRYAPRNVNDLRVVLDLRQAAQPSSFLIKPTAGNPDYRLVVDLKQTDASHPEPVMTMDHIDRELRDVVVAIDPGHGGKDPGAVGKHGTYEKSVVLDMGRRLHHRLNREKGIRTFMTRDRDVFLPLRERVRIARQQKADMFISIHADASTDRRVRGSSVYILSEHGASSEMARRLADRENNADLVGGVNLSDKDQMLASVLLDLSQTATIEASTDLADDVLDHLDRVGRIFSNRVERAGFVVLKSPDIPSVLVETAFISNPREERLLRTRGFQDKIVHALHNGIHNYFKENAPPGTLLAALNRKQNVG; from the coding sequence ATGGACCGTTTTGGGCACGATGAGCTGCGCAGAAAGTTCCTCATTCGCTTGCTCGAGGCATCGGGCGCGGTGACTGCTGCCAGCCTGTTTCCGGGGACCGTGTTCGCTGCCGAGGCCGCGGCCGTAGTGAAAGGGGTGCGCATGTCCAAGGACAAAGACGCGACCCGTGTCGTATTCGACCTGACCGGCGATCCCGATCATCATCTTTTTGTGCTGCACAATCCCAACCGCGTGGTCATCGACTTCAGTCGCTCCGCGGTCAAGGATTCGCTGGATCTGTTCGCGCTGCCGAATTCCATGGTCAAGGGAATCCGCTATGCGCCGCGCAACGTGAACGATCTGCGTGTAGTGCTGGACCTGCGGCAGGCGGCCCAACCCAGCAGCTTTCTGATCAAGCCGACTGCCGGCAATCCGGATTACCGATTGGTCGTGGACCTCAAGCAAACGGATGCCAGCCATCCCGAGCCGGTCATGACCATGGATCATATCGATCGCGAATTGCGCGACGTCGTCGTGGCGATCGATCCCGGCCATGGCGGCAAGGATCCGGGGGCCGTCGGCAAACACGGCACTTATGAGAAAAGCGTGGTGCTCGACATGGGCAGGCGCCTGCATCATCGCCTGAACCGCGAAAAGGGCATTCGTACCTTCATGACCCGCGACCGGGACGTTTTCCTGCCGCTGCGTGAACGGGTGCGCATCGCCCGTCAGCAGAAGGCGGACATGTTCATTTCCATCCATGCGGATGCCTCCACGGACCGCCGGGTCAGGGGTTCGTCGGTGTATATCCTGTCCGAGCACGGCGCCTCCAGTGAGATGGCGCGCCGCCTGGCGGACCGGGAGAACAACGCCGACCTGGTGGGCGGCGTGAATCTCAGCGACAAGGACCAGATGCTGGCTTCCGTGCTGCTCGACCTGTCCCAGACGGCCACCATCGAGGCGAGCACCGATCTCGCCGACGACGTGCTGGATCATCTCGATCGCGTCGGGCGCATATTCAGCAACCGCGTGGAGCGGGCCGGCTTCGTAGTGCTCAAGTCGCCGGATATCCCCTCGGTGCTGGTGGAGACGGCGTTCATCTCCAATCCGCGGGAGGAGCGCCTGCTGCGAACCCGGGGCTTCCAGGACAAGATCGTCCATGCGCTGCACAACGGTATCCACAATTACTTCAAGGAAAACGCGCCGCCCGGCACCTTGCTGGCCGCGCTCAACCGCAAGCAGAACGTGGGCTGA
- the tsaE gene encoding tRNA (adenosine(37)-N6)-threonylcarbamoyltransferase complex ATPase subunit type 1 TsaE, which yields MRLHLPDETAQLELGAALARYCPAGALVTLRGDLGAGKTTLVRGFLREYGYRGAVKSPTYTLVEPYEFSGIAVYHFDLYRLSSPLELEEMGLRDYFDSNAICLVEWPERAGKALPEADVQVVLRYLAPGREAQLSFAGTGGEAVAAALLTEKVLKEYLLSD from the coding sequence ATGAGACTCCATTTGCCCGACGAAACGGCCCAGCTCGAACTGGGGGCCGCGCTGGCGCGATACTGTCCTGCGGGTGCGCTGGTCACGCTCAGAGGCGATCTCGGTGCCGGCAAGACCACGCTGGTACGCGGCTTTTTGCGCGAGTACGGCTACCGTGGGGCCGTGAAAAGTCCGACCTATACGCTCGTGGAACCGTATGAATTTTCTGGAATAGCCGTTTATCATTTTGATTTATATAGGCTTTCTTCTCCGCTGGAGCTGGAGGAGATGGGGCTTCGGGACTACTTCGATTCGAACGCCATCTGCCTGGTGGAGTGGCCGGAACGGGCCGGAAAGGCCTTGCCCGAAGCCGATGTACAGGTGGTGTTGCGCTACCTGGCGCCCGGGCGGGAGGCGCAGCTGAGCTTTGCGGGCACCGGCGGTGAGGCGGTGGCGGCCGCGCTGCTAACTGAGAAGGTTCTGAAGGAATATCTCCTATCTGATTAA
- a CDS encoding NAD(P)H-hydrate dehydratase, with amino-acid sequence MSELPSRLYTAEQTRDLDRIAIEEHRMAGYDLMLRAGRAAFECLSACWPQAEHLAVLCGAGNNAGDGYVVARLARESGYRVDVLQVGKAAALKGDARRACDDFVDEGGQVLPYDGRLPGVDVIVDALFGTGLSRPVAGDYKTLIEAVNHAAAPVLSLDLPSGLGADTGMPLGAAVRADHTITFIGLKRGLLTGEGPAYCGELHFANLSVPRGVYRQVEPVAWRLSDADLAAHLGPRMRTAHKGHFGHVLIVGGESGYAGALRMAGEAALRVGAGLVSLATRAAHAGQIAAQRPELMCHGVESLDDLAPLLARATVVAVGPGLGQGDWGRALFKHLKTQPALRVIDADGLNLLAEQGGENGHRDWVLTPHPGEAGRLLGLPAAQVQADRFAAAAAIRRRYGGICVLKGAGTLVDSTARTAICDAGNPGMASGGMGDVLTGVVSGLLAQGLSPAVAAEVGVCLHARAADLAAGQGERGLLASDLFPFLRKLANP; translated from the coding sequence ATGAGCGAGCTACCCAGTCGACTGTATACGGCCGAACAAACCCGGGATCTGGATCGCATCGCCATCGAGGAACACCGCATGGCGGGCTATGATCTCATGTTGCGCGCGGGTCGGGCGGCGTTCGAGTGCCTGTCGGCCTGCTGGCCGCAGGCCGAACATCTGGCGGTGCTGTGCGGCGCCGGCAACAACGCGGGCGACGGTTATGTGGTGGCACGTCTGGCGCGTGAATCCGGCTACCGGGTGGACGTGCTCCAGGTCGGCAAGGCCGCGGCCCTGAAGGGCGATGCGCGGCGCGCCTGTGACGACTTCGTGGATGAAGGCGGGCAGGTGCTGCCTTATGACGGGCGGCTGCCCGGCGTGGACGTGATCGTCGATGCACTGTTCGGTACCGGCCTCTCCCGCCCCGTGGCCGGGGATTACAAGACCCTGATCGAGGCGGTGAATCACGCGGCGGCGCCGGTGCTGTCCCTGGACCTGCCTTCCGGGCTCGGCGCCGACACGGGCATGCCGCTGGGTGCGGCGGTCCGCGCCGATCACACCATTACCTTTATCGGGCTCAAACGCGGCTTGTTGACCGGGGAAGGTCCCGCCTACTGCGGCGAGCTGCATTTCGCCAACCTGAGTGTGCCGCGCGGCGTGTACCGGCAGGTGGAACCGGTTGCCTGGCGCTTGAGCGACGCGGATCTGGCGGCTCATCTCGGACCGCGCATGCGTACTGCGCACAAGGGCCATTTCGGTCACGTGCTGATCGTCGGCGGCGAGTCGGGTTACGCGGGTGCATTGCGTATGGCCGGGGAGGCGGCGTTGCGGGTCGGTGCGGGGCTGGTCAGCCTGGCGACCCGCGCCGCGCACGCCGGCCAGATTGCGGCCCAACGCCCCGAATTGATGTGCCACGGCGTCGAGTCGCTGGACGATCTGGCCCCCCTGCTGGCCCGGGCCACGGTGGTGGCAGTCGGTCCGGGGCTGGGGCAGGGTGACTGGGGGCGCGCGCTGTTCAAGCACCTGAAAACCCAACCGGCCTTGCGGGTGATCGACGCGGACGGGCTCAACCTGCTCGCTGAGCAGGGCGGTGAGAATGGTCACCGCGATTGGGTGCTGACGCCGCATCCCGGCGAGGCGGGGCGTCTGTTGGGCCTGCCTGCCGCCCAGGTGCAGGCGGACCGGTTTGCGGCGGCAGCCGCGATCCGGCGTCGCTACGGCGGGATCTGCGTCCTCAAAGGGGCGGGCACGCTGGTCGATTCGACCGCCCGCACGGCGATCTGCGACGCGGGCAATCCGGGTATGGCCTCGGGCGGGATGGGCGATGTGCTGACCGGCGTGGTCAGTGGCCTGCTGGCTCAGGGCCTGAGCCCGGCCGTCGCTGCCGAAGTGGGTGTGTGCTTGCACGCCAGGGCGGCTGATCTGGCGGCCGGTCAGGGTGAACGCGGCCTGCTGGCCAGCGATCTGTTTCCCTTTTTGCGCAAGCTGGCCAATCCATGA